A single Thermodesulfobacteriota bacterium DNA region contains:
- a CDS encoding TolC family protein: protein MRYKVLLILISFLLGSFYCYAQEPNVLSLDEAVDLAITNNPAITISDANVDISRADLKNAKSVYYPQISSRIIVPFIGRESGFFLDQLIYDFGRTSNRVKSSREFLKARKFDKDTAEDDLILDTIIGYYTVLSEEHIAIALEKQVVENERRLEQAQGFYKLGRVPLTEVTKVEVDLGNAKLEQIAAQNNLEVAKVNLLTIMGLEDESFTYDLEDSTIVAPITYELEDSIIQALGSRAELKSLEAQKDAMRANLKASKREFYPEVFGRTAYRFEGKGAETPGFIAGVGVRFPIFEGFSRFAKVEDSKAHLRKTKAELRSTRAAIISQIKQLYLDLEFAQENIKVTKATKESAEQSLLLARERYNLARASSVELAEAEALFAVSNARYMQSIYNYNINIARLERATGEIDESQEP, encoded by the coding sequence ATGCGTTATAAAGTACTATTAATACTAATTTCTTTCCTGCTGGGAAGCTTCTATTGCTATGCCCAAGAGCCAAATGTTCTTAGTTTAGATGAAGCCGTTGATCTGGCTATTACCAATAACCCTGCAATTACTATCTCTGATGCTAATGTAGATATATCTAGGGCAGATCTAAAAAATGCAAAATCTGTTTATTACCCGCAAATTAGCTCAAGAATTATCGTACCATTTATCGGCCGTGAATCCGGGTTCTTCTTAGACCAGCTTATTTATGATTTCGGTAGAACCTCAAACCGGGTGAAATCTTCAAGGGAGTTTCTAAAAGCAAGAAAGTTTGATAAAGACACAGCAGAAGATGACTTAATATTAGATACCATAATTGGATACTATACAGTTCTTTCTGAGGAGCACATTGCAATTGCACTTGAGAAGCAGGTAGTTGAAAATGAACGGCGCTTAGAGCAGGCGCAAGGATTTTATAAGCTAGGAAGAGTGCCTCTTACCGAAGTAACTAAGGTAGAGGTTGACCTTGGTAACGCAAAACTTGAGCAAATTGCGGCTCAGAACAATCTAGAAGTTGCAAAAGTTAACCTACTAACAATTATGGGACTTGAAGATGAATCATTTACATACGACCTTGAGGATTCGACAATAGTAGCTCCGATTACATATGAGCTTGAGGATTCCATTATTCAAGCTCTTGGATCAAGGGCTGAACTTAAAAGCCTAGAGGCACAAAAAGACGCAATGAGAGCTAATTTAAAAGCATCTAAAAGAGAATTTTACCCTGAAGTTTTCGGCAGAACTGCATATAGATTTGAGGGAAAAGGAGCTGAGACCCCAGGATTTATTGCGGGTGTTGGAGTAAGGTTTCCAATTTTTGAGGGCTTTTCCAGGTTTGCAAAAGTTGAGGACTCAAAGGCCCATCTAAGAAAAACAAAAGCTGAGCTAAGATCCACCAGGGCAGCTATCATATCTCAAATAAAGCAGCTTTACCTAGACCTTGAATTCGCACAAGAGAATATTAAAGTTACAAAAGCGACAAAAGAATCCGCTGAACAAAGCTTGCTACTGGCTAGAGAAAGGTATAATCTGGCTAGAGCTTCTTCCGTTGAGCTTGCAGAGGCAGAGGCATTATTTGCAGTTTCTAATGCAAGGTATATGCAGTCGATTTATAATTACAACATCAACATTGCGAGATTAGAAAGAGCAACAGGTGAAATAGATGAATCTCAAGAGCCCTAA
- a CDS encoding secondary thiamine-phosphate synthase enzyme YjbQ, with product LVSAMHITAAVYVNDHESGLIEDIWEWLEGLAPFRDDYKHHMTGEDNGDAHLKNLIMHHQVIVPITQGDLDLGPWQRVFYAEFDGGRRKRVVVKVIGE from the coding sequence CCTAGTTTCGGCTATGCATATAACTGCCGCAGTATATGTAAATGATCATGAGAGTGGTCTAATTGAGGATATCTGGGAGTGGCTCGAAGGACTTGCTCCATTTAGAGATGATTACAAACATCATATGACTGGGGAAGATAACGGAGATGCCCATCTTAAAAATTTGATCATGCATCATCAGGTAATAGTTCCTATTACACAGGGCGATCTTGATCTTGGTCCATGGCAGAGGGTTTTCTACGCTGAATTTGACGGGGGCAGAAGAAAAAGAGTAGTAGTGAAAGTGATCGGCGAGTAA
- the hemW gene encoding radical SAM family heme chaperone HemW has protein sequence MPFGIYIHIPYCVTKCPYCDFNSYGVGSNFPEKDYTNSIIRELEFYQDDLSGTKVTSIFFGGGTPSLFDPKNIEEILSKIYSITKPSENIEISLEVNPKTADLEKLKGLRAAGINRISTGVQSFSERKLKFLGRINTPEDSQKILQDIVKAGYENYSMDLMYGTKDETLSEWENDLQKALSFDFPHISAYCLTVENGTEFNRLESLGELNLPSNDKLADFISYTTDFVQDSGYKHYEISNYAKKGFECVHNMLYWRLDGYLGLGAGAHSHYAKTDSNPWGARWSNIRNPAKYMNTVLSSKKPVDFSEIIDKNKFIIDTVVMGMRLDQGIDLLKLKSRSNVIADTDKIEPLINDGLLENLGNFIRITKKGNLVSNEIMIKMVDALS, from the coding sequence ATGCCCTTTGGAATCTATATACATATCCCATATTGCGTTACGAAATGTCCATATTGCGACTTTAATTCTTACGGGGTCGGGTCTAATTTCCCTGAAAAAGACTATACAAATTCAATCATAAGAGAACTCGAATTCTATCAAGACGACTTATCGGGTACCAAAGTGACATCTATATTCTTTGGCGGGGGCACTCCATCATTATTCGATCCAAAAAATATAGAGGAAATACTCTCCAAGATCTATTCTATCACTAAACCGTCAGAAAATATTGAAATATCTTTAGAAGTAAACCCAAAGACTGCGGATTTAGAAAAGCTAAAAGGATTAAGAGCAGCGGGGATTAATAGAATAAGCACAGGGGTTCAGTCATTTTCAGAAAGAAAACTCAAGTTTCTTGGAAGAATTAATACGCCTGAGGATAGCCAGAAGATACTTCAAGATATAGTTAAAGCCGGTTATGAGAACTATAGTATGGATCTTATGTACGGTACTAAGGATGAAACATTGTCTGAGTGGGAAAACGACTTACAAAAAGCACTTAGCTTTGATTTTCCACACATCTCGGCATATTGTCTGACAGTAGAAAACGGCACCGAGTTTAATCGTCTCGAGTCGCTGGGGGAATTAAATCTGCCCTCAAATGACAAGCTTGCAGATTTTATCAGCTATACAACAGATTTTGTACAAGACTCGGGCTACAAACATTATGAGATTTCAAACTACGCCAAAAAAGGATTTGAATGCGTACACAATATGCTGTACTGGAGACTCGACGGATATTTAGGTCTTGGGGCTGGGGCACATTCGCATTATGCCAAGACCGATTCAAATCCCTGGGGAGCGCGGTGGTCTAATATCAGAAACCCCGCTAAATATATGAATACTGTGCTAAGTAGCAAAAAGCCGGTTGATTTTTCAGAGATAATAGATAAAAACAAATTTATTATTGATACAGTAGTTATGGGAATGAGGCTTGATCAGGGAATAGATCTTTTAAAATTAAAAAGCAGATCAAATGTGATTGCAGATACAGATAAAATTGAACCACTTATAAATGATGGTCTTCTTGAGAATTTAGGCAACTTCATTAGGATCACTAAAAAGGGAAATCTGGTATCAAATGAAATTATGATAAAAATGGTAGACGCTCTTAGCTAA